The Xanthomonas sp. CFBP 8443 genome has a window encoding:
- a CDS encoding FecR domain-containing protein: MDGTVAEQAARWFLLNREAALSEPQRLAFLDWMQRSPEHVREYLRALHLHRQVGAAMGMARQEAVAPDRAVHGTLAKVVPLFASAPRTPAPRMRRARRGWMLAAAAACIALGLGFGLLHLQPQALLLTAGHGQLRDLRLADGTQLRLNADSVVRVRMGWLSRRVELLQGEATFDIAADRRPFLVQVDGLQIRDIGTVFDVSRRLQGTRIGVMSGEVEVWRSGTDARRLAQLDAGRVVLVDHGSGAVQRLDMPASMLLDWQQRKVSFLDERLDEVAAAFNRHNTVQVVVEDAAAASVRLSGSLDAHRVAALQAFLQRDARFAVRRDGDTVRVSSR; the protein is encoded by the coding sequence ATGGACGGGACCGTGGCCGAGCAGGCGGCCCGCTGGTTCCTGCTCAACCGCGAGGCGGCGCTGAGCGAACCCCAGCGCCTGGCGTTCCTGGACTGGATGCAGCGTTCGCCCGAGCACGTGCGCGAATACCTGCGTGCCTTGCACCTGCATCGCCAGGTGGGCGCGGCCATGGGAATGGCGCGGCAGGAGGCGGTGGCTCCCGACCGGGCAGTGCACGGCACCCTGGCCAAGGTGGTGCCGTTGTTCGCCAGCGCGCCGCGCACGCCGGCGCCGCGCATGCGCCGCGCACGCCGTGGCTGGATGCTGGCGGCCGCAGCGGCCTGCATCGCGCTGGGGCTTGGCTTCGGATTGCTGCACCTGCAGCCGCAGGCGCTGCTGCTGACGGCCGGACACGGGCAATTGCGCGACCTCAGGCTCGCCGACGGCACCCAGCTGCGTCTCAACGCGGACAGCGTCGTGCGTGTGCGCATGGGCTGGCTGTCGCGGCGGGTTGAGCTGCTGCAGGGCGAAGCCACCTTCGACATCGCCGCGGATCGGCGGCCCTTCCTGGTGCAGGTCGACGGCCTGCAGATCCGCGACATCGGCACCGTGTTCGATGTGTCGCGGCGCTTGCAGGGCACCCGAATCGGGGTGATGTCCGGTGAAGTGGAGGTCTGGCGCAGCGGCACGGATGCGCGGCGCCTGGCGCAGCTGGATGCCGGCCGGGTGGTGCTGGTCGATCATGGCAGCGGCGCGGTGCAGCGGCTCGATATGCCGGCCTCGATGCTGCTGGACTGGCAGCAGCGCAAGGTCTCCTTCCTCGACGAACGCCTGGACGAAGTCGCGGCGGCGTTCAATCGCCACAACACGGTGCAGGTGGTGGTCGAGGACGCGGCGGCCGCATCGGTGCGCCTGTCCGGCAGCCTGGACGCGCACCGGGTTGCGGCAT